The following coding sequences are from one Pseudomonas mendocina window:
- a CDS encoding TonB-dependent siderophore receptor, whose protein sequence is MRRTSSFFALRAFPVLGLASLALPFPAPAFAADGADKLSTVVVTGTRVSGRQAADAVQPIDVISGEQLSNQGTSDLAGALNKLLASVSVPRPHNTVGGEAVRPLVMRGLAPDQALVLVNGKRRNAGAFLNTGGALGRGTNPIDLAAIPVSAIERVEVLRDGASARYGSDAIAGVINIILKDQSEGGGINATLGRYDDGDGTRRELQGFAGFALGESGSLTLSAEGQHNDATNRAGADITPGAQADGVYGQVTNKVGAPALESGKLAFNASYALNDAVELYSFGTWSRRDAQSHYGRQRATSAAVAAYFPDGYLPQYDPVIKDQALVFGSRGQLAGEWAYDASVDWGRNTYDPYIKSVNTRLFNETGSSPTNFHNGTYESSQWVGNLNLSRAFDVGLVEPLSVSVGLEYQAQDLEISAGDYASWYGAGAVSMPGISPLSAGDWSRHSLATYLDLEGKVTDKLTLSLAARHENYSDFGNSVSGSLSARYDFTPRIALRGSLSNGFRAPTLTQQHYSSIQSQSQDLGNGPVLVQSGTFAVDSNIARLLGAEDLEAETSQSQTIGLVLRPTDNLTLTADAYRITIDDRINLSSAFPVTSAVARQYLLDNGIVSDSYQSVRYMTNAADTRTIGLDLTGEYRWRLDNGDNLKGTLTYAYNRTKVTDLAESPAILGQLGIPISLVERREVGQLTDTNPRHKLIIAGDYSISALNLDLHAALNRYGSFWVYSNTSPNLDQKFASKWTLDLSASYSWSDNWRLTVGADNLFDTRPDRTRAENNATGTFQYTSYSPLSADGAFYYASLNFAW, encoded by the coding sequence ATGAGAAGAACATCTTCCTTCTTTGCTTTGCGTGCATTTCCCGTTCTTGGCCTGGCGAGTCTCGCCTTGCCTTTCCCGGCTCCGGCCTTTGCCGCCGATGGCGCCGACAAGCTCTCCACCGTCGTCGTCACCGGTACTCGCGTGAGTGGCCGCCAGGCTGCCGACGCCGTGCAGCCCATCGATGTCATCAGTGGCGAACAACTGAGCAACCAGGGCACCAGCGATCTGGCCGGTGCGCTGAACAAGCTGCTGGCCTCGGTCAGCGTGCCGCGGCCGCACAATACCGTCGGTGGCGAGGCGGTGCGCCCGCTGGTCATGCGTGGCCTGGCGCCGGATCAGGCGCTGGTGCTGGTCAATGGCAAGCGTCGCAACGCCGGTGCTTTCCTCAATACCGGTGGCGCCCTGGGGCGTGGCACCAACCCGATCGACCTGGCGGCGATTCCGGTATCGGCCATCGAGCGCGTCGAGGTGCTGCGCGATGGCGCGTCGGCGCGCTACGGCTCGGACGCCATTGCCGGGGTGATCAACATCATCCTCAAGGATCAGAGCGAAGGCGGCGGAATCAACGCCACCCTCGGCCGCTACGACGATGGCGATGGCACGCGCCGTGAGCTGCAGGGCTTCGCCGGTTTCGCCCTGGGCGAGTCCGGTTCGCTGACGCTGTCCGCCGAAGGCCAGCACAACGATGCGACCAACCGTGCCGGTGCGGACATCACCCCTGGCGCACAGGCTGATGGCGTCTATGGCCAGGTCACCAACAAGGTCGGCGCGCCGGCCCTGGAGAGCGGCAAGCTGGCCTTCAACGCCAGCTATGCCCTCAACGATGCCGTCGAGCTGTACAGCTTCGGTACCTGGAGTCGGCGTGACGCGCAGAGCCACTACGGCCGCCAGCGGGCGACCAGTGCCGCGGTCGCCGCCTACTTCCCGGACGGCTACCTGCCGCAGTACGACCCGGTGATCAAGGATCAGGCGCTGGTGTTCGGCTCCCGTGGCCAGCTGGCTGGCGAGTGGGCCTACGATGCCTCCGTGGACTGGGGACGCAACACCTATGATCCGTACATCAAGAGCGTCAACACCCGGCTGTTCAACGAGACGGGCAGCTCGCCGACCAACTTCCACAACGGCACCTACGAGTCCTCGCAGTGGGTCGGTAACCTCAACCTGTCGCGCGCCTTCGACGTGGGCCTGGTCGAGCCGCTGTCGGTGTCCGTCGGCCTGGAATACCAGGCGCAGGATCTGGAGATCAGCGCCGGTGACTACGCTTCCTGGTATGGCGCCGGTGCGGTGTCGATGCCAGGCATCTCGCCGCTGAGCGCCGGCGACTGGAGTCGCCACAGCCTGGCCACTTATCTGGATCTGGAGGGCAAGGTCACCGACAAGCTGACCCTGTCGCTGGCGGCCCGTCACGAGAACTACAGCGATTTCGGCAATTCGGTGTCCGGTTCGTTGTCGGCTCGCTATGACTTCACCCCGCGTATCGCTTTGCGCGGCTCGCTGTCCAACGGTTTCCGCGCGCCGACCCTGACCCAGCAGCATTATTCGAGCATCCAGAGCCAGAGTCAGGATCTGGGCAACGGCCCGGTGCTGGTGCAGTCCGGCACCTTCGCCGTGGATTCCAATATCGCGCGCCTGCTCGGCGCCGAAGATCTCGAGGCGGAGACCTCGCAGAGTCAGACCATCGGCCTGGTGCTGCGTCCGACCGACAACCTGACGCTGACCGCCGATGCCTACCGCATCACCATCGATGATCGCATCAACCTGTCCTCGGCCTTCCCGGTGACCTCGGCGGTGGCCCGCCAGTACCTGCTCGACAACGGCATCGTCAGCGACAGCTACCAGAGCGTGCGTTACATGACCAACGCCGCCGACACCCGCACCATCGGCCTCGACCTCACCGGTGAGTACCGCTGGCGCCTGGACAACGGCGACAACCTCAAGGGCACGCTGACCTACGCCTACAACCGCACCAAGGTCACCGACCTGGCGGAAAGCCCGGCGATCCTCGGTCAGCTCGGCATCCCGATCAGCCTGGTGGAGCGGCGCGAGGTCGGCCAACTGACCGACACCAACCCGCGGCACAAGCTGATCATCGCTGGCGACTACTCGATCAGTGCGCTGAACCTGGATCTGCACGCCGCGCTCAACCGCTATGGTTCGTTCTGGGTCTACAGCAACACCAGCCCTAACCTCGACCAGAAGTTCGCCTCCAAATGGACGCTCGACCTGTCCGCCAGCTACTCCTGGAGCGACAACTGGCGGCTGACCGTGGGCGCCGACAATCTGTTCGACACCCGCCCGGATCGCACCCGCGCCGAGAACAACGCTACCGGTACCTTCCAGTACACCAGCTATTCGCCGCTGTCGGCTGACGGGGCCTTCTACTACGCCTCGCTGAACTTCGCCTGGTGA
- a CDS encoding amino acid ABC transporter permease → MDLLQAWFTSWGVNLTILWDPIDRQRFLLGLALTIALSVLSVAISLVIGVLGAWMKGSRWDLPRQLVTLYVEVFRNTPLLIQLFFFYFGLGALLSFELNDGNAQSQLIVNFFWALLVLGIHAGAYQVEAIRGSLDAVPRSTIEAAQSLGLNPAQTFRKVVLPLALRNALPSVGNSLVQAVKATSVAYAIAVPELTYAANRIWSDNFNVPEMMVVLFITYFTLLGLVSMGMRAIERRLTLPGYHGL, encoded by the coding sequence ATGGATCTACTCCAAGCCTGGTTCACGTCCTGGGGCGTGAACCTGACCATCCTCTGGGATCCTATCGATCGCCAGCGCTTTCTCCTCGGGCTGGCGTTGACCATCGCGCTGTCGGTGCTGAGCGTGGCGATCTCGCTGGTGATCGGGGTGCTTGGCGCCTGGATGAAGGGCAGTCGCTGGGATCTACCGCGGCAACTGGTCACTCTCTATGTCGAGGTATTCCGCAACACGCCGCTGCTGATCCAGCTGTTCTTCTTCTACTTCGGCCTGGGTGCGCTGCTGTCGTTCGAGCTGAACGACGGCAACGCACAGAGCCAGTTGATCGTGAATTTCTTCTGGGCCCTGCTGGTGCTCGGCATTCATGCCGGTGCCTATCAGGTGGAGGCGATTCGCGGCAGCCTCGATGCGGTGCCGCGCTCGACCATCGAGGCGGCGCAGTCGCTTGGCCTGAACCCGGCGCAGACCTTTCGCAAGGTGGTGCTGCCGCTGGCCTTGCGTAACGCGTTGCCGTCGGTGGGCAACAGCCTGGTGCAGGCAGTCAAGGCGACCTCGGTGGCCTACGCCATCGCCGTACCTGAGCTGACCTACGCGGCCAACCGGATCTGGAGTGACAACTTCAACGTCCCGGAAATGATGGTCGTGCTGTTCATCACCTATTTCACCCTGCTTGGGTTGGTGTCGATGGGCATGCGCGCCATCGAGCGCCGCCTGACCTTGCCGGGGTACCACGGCCTATGA
- a CDS encoding amino acid ABC transporter permease — protein MNTLVASFERAAGGLAGYLRPTPAKLLALAVLGWIAHWLQGHSEVLQLFWRWLPALLQGFAVNIWIGLVSVVLASLLGLLLGALQVSPRSLLARPARLFTLFFRNAPWLVVIFFIMYLIPFEVEWGGEYYQIPDWIKVAVGLSLTASGYAAEVVRGGIQSVPVAQWEAAASLGLDRRQILRKVVLPQALRSMLPAWMNLYCTVTMATALASLLGIEDLMTTMQLRLAAESRPELLLPGYLFVFLVFFFYIYPISRASKALERKWSLHD, from the coding sequence ATGAATACCTTGGTTGCTTCCTTCGAGCGTGCCGCTGGCGGCCTGGCCGGTTACCTGCGGCCGACCCCGGCGAAACTGCTGGCGCTTGCCGTGCTGGGCTGGATCGCACATTGGCTGCAGGGCCATAGCGAAGTGCTGCAGCTGTTCTGGCGCTGGCTGCCGGCGCTGTTGCAGGGCTTCGCGGTGAACATCTGGATCGGCCTGGTCTCGGTCGTTCTGGCCAGCCTGCTGGGGCTGCTGCTCGGCGCCCTGCAGGTCTCGCCACGGTCGCTGCTGGCACGGCCGGCGCGGCTGTTCACGCTGTTCTTCCGCAATGCGCCGTGGCTGGTGGTGATCTTCTTCATCATGTACCTGATCCCCTTCGAGGTGGAGTGGGGCGGCGAGTACTACCAGATTCCGGACTGGATCAAGGTCGCCGTCGGCCTGTCGCTGACCGCTTCCGGCTACGCCGCCGAAGTGGTGCGTGGCGGCATCCAGTCGGTGCCCGTGGCGCAGTGGGAGGCGGCGGCTTCGCTCGGCCTCGATCGTCGCCAGATCCTGCGCAAGGTGGTTCTGCCGCAGGCCCTGCGCAGCATGCTGCCGGCCTGGATGAACCTCTACTGCACCGTGACCATGGCCACCGCCCTGGCCAGCCTGCTGGGCATCGAGGATCTGATGACCACCATGCAGCTGCGCCTGGCCGCCGAGTCACGCCCCGAGCTGCTGCTGCCCGGCTACCTCTTCGTGTTCCTGGTTTTCTTCTTCTACATCTATCCGATTTCTCGTGCCTCCAAGGCGCTGGAACGCAAGTGGAGCCTGCATGACTAG
- a CDS encoding amino acid ABC transporter ATP-binding protein gives MTSPQIAVRGIRKSFNGTQVLDGFSLEVAPSEIVCLIGPSGSGKSTLLRTLNGLTPIEAGEIEVCGIRVDDPQVDLLALRRRIGLIFQSYNLFPHLNVLDNITLAPTSVLKEPLPQAREYARELLRKVRLEDKAEAFPGQLSGGQQQRVAIARSLAMRPDVMMFDEVTAALDPETVKEVLTTIRDVAASGMTCLIVTHEMQFAREIADRVFFTDRGRIVEQGPPAHLFGAPQDPRTQRFLDNCL, from the coding sequence ATGACTAGTCCCCAGATCGCGGTGCGCGGCATCCGCAAATCCTTCAATGGCACCCAGGTGCTCGATGGTTTCTCGCTGGAGGTGGCGCCGTCGGAGATCGTCTGCCTGATCGGTCCGTCCGGCTCCGGCAAGTCGACCCTGCTACGTACCCTCAATGGCCTGACACCGATCGAGGCTGGCGAGATCGAGGTCTGCGGCATTCGCGTCGACGACCCGCAGGTCGATCTGCTGGCGCTGCGCCGGCGCATCGGCCTGATCTTCCAGAGCTACAACCTGTTCCCGCACCTGAACGTGCTGGACAACATCACCCTGGCGCCGACCAGCGTGCTCAAGGAGCCGCTGCCGCAGGCCCGCGAATATGCCCGCGAGTTGCTGCGCAAGGTGCGCCTGGAGGACAAGGCCGAGGCCTTTCCCGGTCAGCTGTCCGGAGGCCAGCAGCAGCGCGTGGCGATTGCCCGCAGCCTGGCCATGCGCCCGGACGTGATGATGTTCGACGAGGTCACCGCCGCGCTCGACCCGGAAACCGTCAAGGAAGTGCTGACCACCATCCGCGATGTGGCCGCCAGTGGCATGACCTGCCTGATCGTCACCCACGAGATGCAGTTCGCCCGCGAGATCGCCGACCGGGTGTTCTTCACCGACCGTGGTCGCATCGTCGAGCAGGGGCCGCCCGCCCACTTGTTCGGCGCCCCGCAAGACCCGCGTACCCAGCGTTTCCTCGACAACTGCCTGTGA
- a CDS encoding LLM class flavin-dependent oxidoreductase: MSSSPRHLKLFLFPAASGAHVAAWRHPASRDGAPDFAADRATAELAEAAGFDALFFADRLAFGGRDKASAERSSGAAGLEPLTLLAALSAVTRDIGLVATASTSYQEPFHVARSFASLDHLSGGRAGWNLVTSLTDAEAGNFGREQHFEHGERYQRAEEFVDVVKALWDSLEDDAFPRDKASGRYLDGSKVHPLEHRGRHFSVRGPLNVPRPPQGHPLVVQAGSSEEGLQLAARVADVVFTTQQELAQAQAFYCELKSRLPAFGRQPEQQLIMPGLSVIVGRSRGEAEDKLRALNELIDIDVAVSFLSALSGGTDLSAYPLDGPLPELALTNGNRSKQALFLRQAREKGLSIRQLALQVAGSGGHRVLLGTAEEVADDLQLWFESGAADGFNFKPLYLDDNLREFAEQVLPILRERGLFKHQYAAGTLREKLGLARPLNRFQGRS, translated from the coding sequence ATGAGTTCTTCCCCGCGACACCTCAAGCTGTTCCTGTTCCCTGCGGCCAGTGGCGCGCATGTCGCCGCCTGGCGCCACCCGGCCTCGCGCGACGGCGCCCCGGATTTTGCCGCCGACCGCGCCACCGCCGAGCTGGCCGAGGCGGCCGGTTTCGATGCGCTGTTCTTCGCCGACCGTCTGGCCTTCGGCGGGCGTGACAAAGCCAGTGCCGAGCGCTCCTCCGGTGCTGCCGGGCTCGAACCGCTGACCCTGCTCGCCGCGCTGTCGGCGGTGACGCGTGACATCGGCCTGGTGGCCACCGCCAGCACCTCCTATCAGGAGCCATTTCATGTGGCGCGCAGCTTCGCTTCGCTCGATCACCTCAGTGGTGGTCGCGCCGGCTGGAACCTGGTGACCTCGCTGACCGATGCCGAGGCTGGCAATTTCGGTCGCGAGCAGCACTTCGAGCACGGCGAGCGCTACCAGCGTGCTGAAGAGTTCGTCGATGTGGTCAAGGCGCTGTGGGACAGCCTCGAAGACGACGCCTTCCCGCGTGACAAGGCCAGTGGCCGTTACCTCGATGGCAGCAAGGTGCACCCGCTGGAGCATCGCGGCCGGCACTTCTCGGTGCGCGGGCCGCTCAACGTGCCACGTCCGCCGCAGGGCCATCCGCTGGTGGTGCAGGCCGGCTCCTCGGAGGAGGGCCTGCAACTGGCGGCGCGGGTCGCCGATGTGGTGTTCACCACCCAGCAGGAGCTGGCCCAGGCGCAGGCCTTCTACTGCGAGCTGAAGTCGCGCCTGCCGGCCTTCGGTCGCCAGCCTGAGCAGCAACTGATCATGCCTGGCCTGTCGGTGATAGTCGGACGCAGCCGCGGCGAAGCCGAGGACAAGCTGCGCGCGCTCAACGAACTGATCGATATCGACGTGGCGGTGTCGTTCCTCTCCGCGCTGTCGGGAGGTACTGACCTGTCGGCCTATCCCCTCGACGGCCCACTGCCCGAGCTGGCGCTGACCAACGGTAACCGCAGCAAGCAGGCGCTGTTCCTGCGCCAGGCGCGTGAGAAAGGCCTGAGCATTCGCCAGTTGGCGCTGCAGGTGGCGGGCTCCGGTGGTCACCGCGTATTGCTCGGTACGGCCGAGGAGGTGGCTGACGACCTGCAGCTGTGGTTCGAGTCGGGCGCCGCCGATGGCTTCAACTTCAAGCCGCTGTACCTGGACGACAACCTGCGCGAGTTCGCCGAGCAGGTGTTGCCGATCCTGCGCGAGCGCGGCCTGTTCAAACACCAGTACGCCGCCGGCACGCTGCGCGAGAAGCTCGGCCTGGCGCGTCCACTCAACCGTTTCCAGGGCAGGAGCTGA